One Streptomyces sp. SAI-135 DNA segment encodes these proteins:
- a CDS encoding acetyl-CoA acetyltransferase: protein MPPGSRKVAITGVALADCGRVDGTTPYALHAQAARRALADAGLDRALVDGLASAGTGTLAPAEVAEYLGLRPTWVDSTSVGGSTWEVMAAHAADAIAAGHANAVLLVYGSTARADVKAGRRTGTLSFGARGPLQFEVPYGHTLIAKYAMAARRHMIEHGTTVEQLAQVAVQARANAALNPEAMFRDPITVDDVLSGPMIADPFTKLHCCIRSDGGAAVLLTAEEYVRDCRTAPVWVLGTGEYVSHVSMSEWPDFTVSPAAVSGRLAFERAGVRPEEIELAEIYDAFTYMTLVTLEDLGFCGKGEGGAFVEKGRLTVEGGELPVNTDGGGLSAQHPGMRGLFLLVEAVRQLRGEAGARQVTRRDGSAPHLAVASGTGGWFCSSGTVVLGR from the coding sequence ATGCCCCCCGGCAGCCGGAAAGTCGCGATCACCGGCGTGGCCCTGGCCGACTGCGGCCGCGTGGACGGCACGACCCCCTACGCCCTGCACGCCCAGGCCGCCCGCCGCGCCCTGGCCGACGCGGGCCTGGACCGCGCGCTGGTCGACGGCCTGGCCTCCGCCGGCACCGGCACCCTGGCTCCCGCGGAGGTCGCCGAGTACCTGGGCCTGCGCCCCACCTGGGTCGACTCCACCTCGGTCGGCGGCTCCACCTGGGAGGTCATGGCGGCCCACGCGGCCGACGCGATCGCCGCCGGACACGCGAACGCCGTCCTGCTGGTCTACGGCTCCACGGCCCGCGCCGACGTCAAGGCGGGCCGCCGCACCGGCACCCTCTCCTTCGGCGCCCGCGGCCCCCTCCAGTTCGAGGTGCCCTACGGTCACACCCTGATCGCCAAGTACGCGATGGCGGCCCGCCGCCACATGATCGAACACGGCACGACCGTCGAGCAGTTGGCGCAGGTCGCGGTGCAGGCGCGGGCCAACGCGGCACTCAACCCCGAGGCGATGTTCCGCGACCCGATCACCGTCGACGACGTCCTGTCGGGACCGATGATCGCGGACCCCTTCACCAAGCTGCACTGCTGCATCCGCTCCGACGGCGGCGCGGCGGTGCTGCTCACGGCCGAGGAGTACGTACGGGACTGCCGTACCGCTCCCGTCTGGGTGCTCGGCACCGGCGAGTACGTCTCGCACGTCAGCATGTCCGAGTGGCCCGACTTCACGGTGTCCCCGGCGGCGGTGAGCGGACGGCTGGCCTTCGAACGGGCCGGGGTGCGCCCCGAGGAGATCGAACTCGCGGAGATCTACGACGCGTTCACCTACATGACGCTGGTGACGCTGGAGGACCTCGGCTTCTGCGGGAAGGGCGAGGGCGGGGCGTTCGTGGAGAAGGGGCGGCTGACGGTCGAGGGCGGTGAGCTGCCGGTGAACACGGACGGCGGCGGCCTGTCGGCCCAACACCCCGGCATGCGGGGGCTGTTCCTGCTGGTGGAGGCCGTACGGCAGTTGCGCGGCGAGGCGGGCGCACGCCAGGTCACCCGCCGGGACGGCTCGGCGCCGCACCTGGCGGTGGCGTCCGGGACGGGGGGCTGGTTCTGCTCGTCGGGGACGGTGGTCCTGGGGCGTTAG
- a CDS encoding acyl-CoA dehydrogenase family protein codes for MDARFTAEQDQIRSALRDLLRRRCGPAESRSAADTPAGYDPALWTALAEQLGLPGLALPEEYGGVGCSVTELALACEETGRVLAATPLLSTAVLVAPLVLALGTDAQRTDLLPRLASGSLTAALAAPPATALALTADNTGDWSGGGRAGGVQARRVPDTTSGPPPSTPPPTRHTTEPRAAAAPGGSEAAAAGRSAAAGVGSPAGAAAGGPGAAPGGSSVVPAAESSGITPPAGTAPGGSGAVTVGRSASAGSPVDAAPEGSGSAAAEPSGVAPGAGAARAGRPSLPVAGHHMIAPRAGAAPVGRMTVPPAEQSAEPSAHLAGRSSPAPPPRGSGWRLYGQVDQVLDGHSADVLLVAAHAGGFARSRTLLFVVRGDAPGLVRTRQTALDATRPQAPCPTPGRRSRTARGRRRRRRARGPGADRGHRRRRPRL; via the coding sequence ATGGACGCTCGCTTCACCGCCGAACAGGACCAGATCCGGAGTGCGTTGCGGGACCTGCTGCGGAGGCGGTGCGGGCCCGCGGAGTCGAGGAGCGCGGCCGACACCCCTGCCGGGTACGACCCGGCCCTGTGGACGGCCCTCGCCGAACAGCTGGGGCTGCCGGGGCTGGCCCTTCCCGAGGAGTACGGCGGCGTCGGCTGCTCGGTCACCGAACTGGCCCTGGCCTGCGAGGAGACGGGCCGGGTGCTGGCGGCCACCCCCCTGCTGAGCACGGCGGTCCTGGTGGCCCCGCTGGTCCTGGCCCTGGGCACGGACGCCCAGCGCACGGATCTGCTGCCGCGCCTGGCCTCGGGCTCCCTGACAGCAGCCCTGGCCGCACCACCGGCCACCGCCCTCGCCCTGACCGCCGACAACACGGGCGACTGGTCCGGCGGCGGCCGCGCGGGCGGCGTCCAGGCCCGCCGGGTCCCGGACACGACCTCCGGCCCACCCCCGTCGACCCCTCCTCCGACACGACACACGACCGAGCCCCGGGCAGCCGCCGCCCCGGGAGGTTCGGAGGCCGCTGCTGCGGGGCGTTCGGCCGCGGCGGGAGTGGGATCCCCGGCGGGCGCCGCGGCTGGGGGGCCGGGGGCCGCCCCAGGGGGGAGCTCGGTCGTACCTGCGGCGGAGTCGTCAGGGATCACGCCCCCGGCAGGCACCGCCCCAGGGGGGTCGGGGGCGGTCACCGTGGGGCGTTCAGCCTCGGCGGGATCCCCGGTGGACGCCGCGCCGGAGGGGTCGGGAAGCGCCGCGGCGGAGCCGTCAGGGGTCGCGCCCGGGGCAGGCGCCGCCCGCGCGGGACGGCCGAGCCTTCCCGTGGCGGGGCACCACATGATCGCGCCCCGGGCAGGTGCCGCCCCGGTCGGCCGGATGACCGTGCCCCCTGCGGAGCAGTCGGCGGAGCCGTCGGCACACCTGGCCGGGCGATCCAGCCCCGCCCCGCCTCCCCGCGGCAGCGGCTGGCGGCTCTACGGGCAGGTCGATCAAGTCCTCGACGGGCACAGCGCCGACGTCCTTCTCGTCGCCGCGCACGCCGGGGGGTTCGCCCGTTCTCGTACCCTGCTCTTCGTCGTCCGGGGGGACGCACCCGGACTCGTCCGCACCCGGCAGACCGCGCTGGACGCCACGCGCCCGCAGGCCCCGTGTCCAACTCCGGGACGTCGAAGCCGAACTGCTCGGGGCCGACGACGGAGGCGACGTGCTCGGGGCCCTGGCGCGGACCGGGGACACCGCCGCCGCCGTCCTCGCCTGTGA
- a CDS encoding pyridoxamine 5'-phosphate oxidase family protein — protein sequence MALTREQREQFLAEPHVAALAVDAGEGRGPLTVPIWYQYEPGGDLWILTGAGSRKHELIRAAGRFSLLVDRIEPTIRYVSVEGPVLDTQPGTLAHLQEMSARYLPAEKVDGYVEFAAKNHGEQVIIRMRPERWVTSDLGTV from the coding sequence ATGGCCCTGACTCGCGAGCAACGTGAACAGTTCCTGGCCGAGCCGCATGTCGCCGCGCTGGCGGTCGACGCGGGAGAGGGGCGCGGGCCGCTCACCGTGCCGATCTGGTACCAGTACGAACCGGGCGGCGACCTGTGGATCCTGACCGGCGCCGGTTCCCGCAAGCACGAGCTGATCCGGGCCGCCGGCCGCTTCTCCCTGCTGGTCGACCGGATCGAGCCGACCATCCGGTACGTGTCCGTGGAGGGTCCGGTGCTCGACACGCAGCCGGGCACCCTCGCCCACCTCCAGGAGATGTCCGCCCGCTATCTGCCGGCCGAGAAGGTCGACGGGTACGTGGAGTTCGCCGCGAAGAACCACGGCGAGCAGGTGATCATCCGGATGCGGCCCGAGCGGTGGGTGACGTCCGACCTCGGTACCGTCTGA